The segment TGAAGACCTTCGGCGTGAGCGAATACCACGCCTGCGCCACTAGCTCGATGCGCGAGGCTAAAAACGGCGACGAGATCCTTGATGAGATCAGGGAAAAAAGCGGTATCCAGGTCGAGGTAATATCAGGTCTGGAAGAGGCTGAGATAATATACGCTGCTGGCGTCTCTTCCGCCGGCAGTGAAAATTGGAAAGATTCCCTCCACGTCGACGTCGGCGGCGGCAGTACGGAGGTCGTCATTTACGCCGGCGGCCGCGTCGCTGAATCTCGCTCCTTCCGGCTCGGGACGGTGCGTATCCTGAAAGACGCGGTCGAAGAGGAGGACAAAGAGCTCTTTAAAAAAGAGCTGAAAAAAATCGGGGAAAAATACCGTGGCCTGCGCATCATCGGCTCGGGCGGCAACATAAATAAGGCGCAGAAGCTGCTCAACAAACGGGTCGGCGAGCCCATAAGCGCCGTAGAGCTCAGGATGCTCTACGACACGCTGAAGAAGATGACCTTTGAAGAGAGGATCAACAACTTCAAGCTCAACCCCTACCGCGCCGACGTCATCATCCCCGCGCTGAAAATATTTCTCCTCGTCAGCAAACTCTGCTGCGCGCCGACGATCATCGTGCCGCAG is part of the Cloacibacillus sp. genome and harbors:
- a CDS encoding ethanolamine ammonia-lyase reactivating factor EutA, whose protein sequence is MRDMNTIAALDIGSNAVRFLICSIEESSDTKKCRKVAFLRVPVRLGEDVFTGGEISARRRMLLCEAMQGFSHLMKTFGVSEYHACATSSMREAKNGDEILDEIREKSGIQVEVISGLEEAEIIYAAGVSSAGSENWKDSLHVDVGGGSTEVVIYAGGRVAESRSFRLGTVRILKDAVEEEDKELFKKELKKIGEKYRGLRIIGSGGNINKAQKLLNKRVGEPISAVELRMLYDTLKKMTFEERINNFKLNPYRADVIIPALKIFLLVSKLCCAPTIIVPQVGLVDGIIAMLHAKRSS